A single genomic interval of Agarivorans aestuarii harbors:
- the uca gene encoding urea carboxylase translates to MFDKVLIANRGAIACRIIRTLNKMNIASVAIYSDADADSLHISQASEAYSLGEGSASQTYLNIDKIFAIAKQTGAQAIHPGYGFLSENQDFAKRCEQQGLVFLGPTAEQMNAFGLKHCARELAEQAQVPLLPGSGLLEDQQQALSCAEQLGYPVMLKSTAGGGGIGMQRCDTAEQLSQAFDSVKRLSENNFSNAGLFLEKFITQARHIEVQVFGNGAGEVLTLGERDCSAQRRNQKVIEETPAPNLSPAIRQQLQQTAKQLTESVNYRSAGTVEFVFDQQSQAFYFLEVNTRLQVEHGVTEMVFGVDLVQWMVELGYAQFSQQTYPLVDKASNLQAFGHAIQVRLYAEDPNKDFQPNAGLLSHVAWPTEAELALPTAEQLRIDHWIESGVEVSPFFDPMLAKVQYHAADRDSAIAGLAKALQACQVYGIEHNLAYLKQLLTLPALEQGTLLTSSLNSFAYRPSTMDVLSAGTQTTIQDYPARKGYWDIGVPPSGPMDAQSFQLLNQLLGNPSDAAGLEITLQGPTLKFNQDSLVAVGGADIEINLDGQSRAMWQVFKVSAGQSLALGKVSDAGARAYLAVGGGIQCPEYLGSKSTFTLGQFGGHAGRALRTGDVLQLPDAKQVNAIDDFLLGRELQQKPQITQQWNIHVIYGPHGAPDFFTDQDIEQFFAATWKVHFNSSRTGVRLIGPKPEWARSDGGEAGLHPSNIHDNAYAVGSIDFTGDMPVILGPDGPSLGGFVCPATIIKADLWKMGQLKAGDEINFIPVSIKQAEQAEREQLASLALGNAYNSEISAAPITTPIVKTLAGDVYGEKVVYRPAGEDYLLIEYGPQRLDIALRFRVHALMLNLQAQNIAGIEELTPGIRSLQVHYNNLELPLERLLAILEQAEASLGDIDQLSVPARVVHLPLSWDDEATRLAIQKYNDVVRKDAPWCPDNIEFIRRINGLDTAEQVKDIVFNANYLVMGLGDVYLGAPVATPIDPRHRLVTTKYNPARTWTPENAVGIGGAYLCVYGMEGPGGYQFVGRTLQMWNRYRSTTEFTKPWLLRFFDQIKFYPVSAEELKQIRKEFPRGDYPLKIEQTEFSLKGYQALLDEQQESIQTFKLKQQQAFEAERQRWEESGQAHFSVEEQSQQSATEDALADSELAIESHVAGNLWQVMVEPGQSVKSGQVVAVLEAMKMELEVTAPSNGVIKQLNQIQGSQVHAGQRLMVMETE, encoded by the coding sequence ATGTTCGATAAAGTATTGATAGCCAACCGTGGCGCGATAGCTTGCCGGATCATTCGAACCCTTAACAAAATGAACATTGCCAGCGTGGCTATTTACAGCGACGCCGACGCAGATAGCCTGCACATTAGCCAAGCCAGCGAAGCCTATAGCTTGGGTGAAGGTTCAGCCAGTCAAACTTACTTAAACATCGACAAGATCTTTGCCATTGCCAAACAAACTGGCGCGCAAGCCATTCATCCTGGTTATGGTTTTTTAAGTGAAAACCAAGACTTTGCCAAACGTTGTGAGCAACAAGGTTTAGTGTTTTTAGGCCCCACGGCAGAGCAAATGAATGCCTTTGGCCTTAAACATTGTGCTCGTGAGTTAGCCGAACAAGCGCAAGTGCCTTTATTACCGGGCAGTGGTCTATTAGAAGATCAACAACAAGCCTTAAGCTGCGCCGAACAACTGGGTTACCCGGTTATGCTAAAAAGCACTGCTGGTGGCGGCGGTATTGGTATGCAACGTTGCGACACCGCAGAGCAGTTGAGCCAAGCCTTTGATAGTGTAAAACGCCTTAGTGAAAACAACTTTAGCAATGCGGGCTTATTCCTCGAGAAGTTTATTACCCAAGCTCGCCACATCGAAGTACAAGTATTTGGTAATGGTGCTGGTGAGGTATTAACCTTAGGCGAGCGTGATTGTTCAGCGCAGCGCCGCAATCAAAAAGTGATTGAAGAAACCCCAGCACCCAACTTAAGCCCAGCGATTCGTCAGCAATTACAACAAACCGCTAAGCAGCTTACCGAAAGTGTTAATTACCGCAGTGCAGGCACCGTAGAGTTTGTATTTGATCAGCAAAGCCAAGCTTTTTATTTTTTAGAAGTGAATACCCGTTTACAGGTGGAACACGGCGTAACCGAGATGGTGTTTGGCGTCGATTTAGTGCAATGGATGGTAGAGCTGGGCTATGCACAGTTCTCTCAACAAACGTATCCATTGGTTGATAAAGCCAGCAATTTACAGGCTTTTGGTCACGCTATTCAAGTCCGTTTATATGCCGAAGATCCTAACAAAGATTTCCAACCAAACGCTGGTTTACTTAGCCATGTTGCATGGCCAACCGAAGCCGAACTGGCTTTGCCAACAGCTGAGCAACTACGTATCGACCATTGGATAGAAAGTGGGGTAGAAGTCTCTCCGTTTTTCGACCCGATGCTGGCTAAAGTGCAATACCACGCAGCAGATAGAGACTCTGCCATTGCCGGTTTAGCCAAGGCGCTGCAGGCTTGCCAAGTGTATGGTATCGAGCATAACCTAGCCTACCTTAAACAGTTGCTTACTTTGCCTGCCTTAGAGCAAGGCACCTTGCTAACTTCAAGTTTAAATAGTTTTGCTTACCGCCCAAGTACTATGGATGTACTAAGCGCCGGCACACAAACTACTATTCAAGATTACCCGGCACGAAAGGGCTACTGGGATATTGGCGTTCCTCCTTCTGGGCCAATGGATGCACAAAGTTTTCAGCTTCTTAATCAGCTATTAGGTAATCCAAGTGATGCCGCTGGTTTAGAGATTACCCTGCAAGGGCCAACCCTCAAGTTTAATCAAGACAGCTTGGTAGCAGTAGGTGGCGCAGATATAGAGATTAACTTAGATGGTCAAAGCCGCGCGATGTGGCAAGTATTTAAAGTAAGCGCCGGCCAAAGCTTAGCATTAGGCAAAGTGAGCGATGCCGGTGCTCGCGCTTATTTAGCGGTAGGTGGCGGCATTCAATGTCCTGAGTATTTAGGCAGTAAATCTACCTTCACTTTAGGTCAGTTTGGCGGCCACGCAGGGCGTGCGCTAAGAACCGGCGATGTGTTGCAACTGCCAGATGCAAAACAAGTAAATGCCATTGACGATTTCTTACTAGGCCGAGAGTTACAGCAAAAGCCGCAAATTACTCAACAGTGGAATATTCACGTTATCTACGGCCCGCATGGTGCGCCAGACTTTTTTACCGACCAAGACATCGAGCAGTTTTTTGCAGCAACTTGGAAAGTGCATTTTAATTCTAGCCGAACCGGCGTGCGCCTTATTGGGCCAAAGCCTGAGTGGGCACGTAGTGATGGCGGCGAAGCGGGTTTGCACCCATCTAACATTCACGATAACGCTTACGCTGTAGGCAGTATCGATTTTACTGGCGATATGCCAGTGATCCTTGGCCCAGATGGCCCAAGTTTAGGCGGCTTTGTTTGCCCAGCAACCATTATTAAAGCCGACCTATGGAAAATGGGACAGCTTAAAGCGGGCGATGAAATTAACTTTATTCCAGTAAGTATTAAGCAAGCAGAGCAGGCAGAGCGAGAGCAATTAGCAAGCTTAGCGCTAGGCAACGCCTACAATAGCGAAATTAGCGCTGCGCCCATTACTACGCCAATTGTAAAAACCTTAGCGGGTGATGTTTATGGTGAAAAGGTGGTATATCGCCCAGCGGGTGAAGACTATTTGTTAATTGAGTATGGTCCGCAGCGTTTAGACATTGCGCTGCGCTTTAGAGTGCATGCCTTAATGCTTAACTTGCAAGCGCAAAACATTGCCGGCATTGAAGAGCTTACTCCGGGTATTCGTTCACTACAGGTTCACTACAACAACCTAGAGCTACCGCTAGAGCGTTTATTGGCAATACTAGAGCAAGCAGAAGCAAGCCTTGGTGATATTGACCAACTTAGTGTGCCAGCACGAGTTGTGCATCTACCGCTATCTTGGGACGATGAAGCCACTCGTTTAGCTATTCAAAAGTATAACGATGTAGTGCGCAAAGACGCGCCATGGTGCCCCGATAATATCGAGTTTATTCGCCGCATTAACGGCTTAGACACCGCTGAGCAAGTGAAAGACATTGTGTTTAACGCTAACTATTTAGTGATGGGCTTAGGCGATGTGTACTTAGGCGCACCGGTTGCTACACCTATAGACCCTCGCCATCGTTTAGTCACCACTAAATACAACCCAGCACGTACCTGGACACCAGAAAATGCTGTAGGCATTGGCGGCGCTTACTTATGTGTGTATGGCATGGAAGGGCCGGGTGGTTATCAGTTTGTAGGCCGTACTCTACAGATGTGGAATCGCTACCGTAGCACTACAGAGTTTACTAAACCTTGGTTATTGCGCTTTTTTGATCAAATTAAATTTTACCCAGTGAGTGCGGAAGAGCTTAAGCAAATCCGTAAAGAGTTCCCTCGTGGAGATTACCCGCTAAAAATTGAGCAAACCGAATTCAGCTTAAAAGGCTATCAAGCTCTGTTAGACGAGCAACAAGAGAGCATTCAAACTTTTAAGCTTAAGCAACAACAAGCCTTCGAAGCCGAGCGCCAACGCTGGGAAGAAAGCGGCCAAGCCCACTTCTCGGTAGAAGAGCAAAGCCAACAAAGCGCTACTGAAGACGCTTTAGCAGATTCAGAACTGGCGATAGAAAGCCACGTAGCCGGCAACCTTTGGCAAGTAATGGTAGAGCCGGGGCAAAGCGTTAAATCTGGCCAGGTGGTGGCAGTGTTAGAAGCAATGAAAATGGAATTAGAAGTGACTGCGCCTTCAAACGGAGTAATAAAACAGTTGAACCAAATTCAAGGCTCCCAAGTTCACGCAGGGCAGCGCCTAATGGTTATGGAGACCGAATAA